In Porites lutea chromosome 9, jaPorLute2.1, whole genome shotgun sequence, a single window of DNA contains:
- the LOC140948680 gene encoding major facilitator superfamily domain-containing protein 8-like, whose translation MNLNSKKKTTRVCVGLFFLLGGIEYAVILPTLWLYLEHKFDAEPWFFGVVFSAFCFSNLIASPLFGFWVDYTQKTKTAILFANLFEIGGNFLYFIAWSKYWVLGARLVAGIGAGIGGGIFAQIARTTTEKERTGMYSIAMALRQFGLLVGPGFNLFLREFNVKLGPFLIDRYTAPGIFMAVVWLILEVIMLFFYFDFPKVMSKNDDDLCVSTDNSVNSDSVVKGEKQKLRNINGSYRKLQRKNSVMDDWHLAKDLVKEEVIVILASQFMMFFNETALEAIVTPLSEYLLGWKEIENSIAYCFIAFEAILVFILVRKISLKLADRWLMVIGIAFEGFALVWYLALLANAKPYESIVLPTIVVGTLVIVFGLPFFSVANVSLYSKITDEKTQGIAQGIQRSVTGVAMILGPLWGGALTKRLYLMLGVMAGLEVILAILMFLSFHRLKVPEKQTPPPQYGEINADNERQPLLA comes from the exons CTGTCATTCTCCCCACGTTATGGTTGTATCTGGAGCATAAATTTGATGCCGAGCCATGGTTTTTTGGAGTGGTGTTTTCAGCATTCTGTTTCTCAAATTTAATAGCAAGTCCTTTGTTTGGTTTCTGGGTGGACTACACACAGAAAACCAAAACTGCCATATTGTTTGCAAATCTGTTTGAAATAGGAG GAAATTTCTTGTATTTTATTGCTTGGTCCAAGTACTGGGTGCTTGGTGCACGACTAGTAGCAG GCATAGGTGCTGGCATAGGAGGGGGTATATTTGCTCAAATTGCAAGGACAACGACAGAAAAGGAAAGAACTGGAATGTACTCCATTGCAATGGCCTTACGACAGTTTGGTTTGTTAGTGG ggCCTGGCTTCAACCTCTTTTTAAGGGAATTCAATGTGAAGTTAGGTCCATTTTTGATTGACAGATACACTGCACCTGGT ATCTTCATGGCTGTTGTGTGGCTGATCCTAGAGGTTATAATGCTGTTCTTTTACTTTGATTTTCCAAAAGTGATGagtaaaaatgatgatgatttaTGTGTGTCAACTGATAACAGTGTTAACAGTGACAGTGTTGTGAAAGGTGAAAAACAGAAACTCCGCAACATCAACGGCAGTTATCGTAAACTACAGAGGAAAAATTCTGTAATGGATGATTGGCACTTGGCAAAAG ATCTGGTCAAAGAGGAAGTCATTGTTATTTTAGCTTCCCAGTTCATGATGTTTTTCAATGAAACAGCTTTGGag GCTATTGTAACTCCTTTGTCAGAGTATCTTTTAGGTtggaaagaaattgaaaatagtATTGCCTATTGTTTTATAGCTTTTGAG GCTATTTTAGTATTTATTCTTGTGAGGAAGATAAGTCTCAAGTTAGCTGACAG GTGGTTAATGGTTATTGGAATTGCTTTTGAGGGTTTTGCACTTGTCTGGTATCTTGCTCTTTTAGCCAATGCAAAGCCAT atgagTCAATTGTCTTGCCTACCATTGTAGTTGGGACCTTAGTAATTGTGTTTGGTTTGCCGTTTTTCTCAGTGGCAAATGTTTCCCTTTACTCTAAAATTACTGATGAGAAAACACAAG GCATTGCTCAAGGTATTCAGAGATCGGTCACAGGCGTGGCAATGATCCTGGGTCCCTTGTGGGGAGGCGCACTCACCAAAAGGCTTTACCTGATGTTGGGAGTCATGGCTGGTCTCGAAGTCATCTTAGCC ATTTTAATGTTCTTGTCCTTTCACCGTCTTAAAGTGCCAGAGAAACAAACACCTCCTCCTCAGTATGGTGAAATAAACGCGGACAATGAGCGACAACCGTTGCTGGCGTGA